The Silene latifolia isolate original U9 population chromosome Y, ASM4854445v1, whole genome shotgun sequence sequence TGAGTTCACGAAAGGTCGTGAATGACATCTCGTGTTTTAACTCATGGTGCATGGTTTTGATTTAGACTGGAGTGTCAATTTAGGTAAGGTGATGCCTAGACAACGACTTCTGACGGAATTCGGAGGTTTGAGCGTGAGCAATATACAGTACGATATTCCTCATAAGTTTCCTCTAGAATGCACTTCATTTTACCTTCAAAAAAATGAATTATGTCATCAATCCAACTTTGTAAAACTAGGACATAAACAATACACTTATATCCGTTCGTCTATGTGGGGATCAAACCCACATCTTGCACAATAATGCAATGCCCTACCTATTGAGCTAATAGATGACTAAGTAACAAAATACAGCATTTATCATTATCTACCTCTTAATAAATTGTCATTATCTTGTTGGAATGAGAAATATCAACCAACCGCGACGGCATGCAAAGGCAATCAGAAGAGCAACAACCATCAAAAGATTATATAAGTAGCAACAATAGATTATATAAGTAGCAACAACCTGTACTAGTCATTGTAACACGACTAAACCATTATAACTTTGCTTCATGCCGAATTCATCTTTATCAATTTGCATTTGAAATCGCACTAAAATCCACAAAACGGAAATTAGTAACACGATGAAACAGTAATTAGTTACAAATGAAATATATCTTAAATTAGATAATTTAAACATAGAAATATAGAAATTATTCGATTTTAAATATTTCTTTGTGGATTGTATGATGAATATGCACAAAGTATTTAGAATCCTTAATGATTTTGTAATTATCAAATTAATTAAGCCTAATTCAATTGAAATCGCACAAATTTAACTTCTTCTAATTCACTTGACATCGATTTCGCCTACAGATTCTGGGGGTGTTTCTATGgtttttaaaataaaacaaattattCATAAAAAAGACAATGACAAATCTTATCAATAACAAATTGATGTCAAAGTAAAGTCATTGTTGTGAGTCGCACATTTGTAGAAATCTTCGTCTAGAGTTGCAATGATGTAAAAAGTTTGAGAGGAGAGAGAAAATGATAGAGGGAGAACGCATGTAGTTTGTGAAAAAGGATAAAAGTCACAGTGAAAGAAGAAATTAGGATGATTTATTCTTATCCGAAAATTACAAGAATACCATTAATGACGGGCATTAAATCTATGCCATTGATCTCATATAATCTGACGGTCCAGATTTGGAAGCAGGACTCATTTAAGATGGGTGGACTCTTTTAatcgaatatatatatatatatatatatatatatatatatatatatatataattaggatcacatgagtcctacCTAATTATTTGAGTCCACTAAACAATATTATACATGAATCATAACAATACTGTTTTATAGTAAGCTATTAGTAAGGTTATTTTCGTCTTTTTAAAAATTTATTATATAAACCGTATTATCAGGTCAAACATCCCCATTTGAATtcattcactttctctctcttccgCGGTCATCTTCTTCAGTGCCCTCACCATCATTTTTTTCCGCGGTCATCTTTCTTCATTGCTCTCGTCGTCATTTTCGTTGGAATACTGTTATCTTCATCGTTTTTCTTCATCATCCGTCATCTTCATCTGTTTACTATCTTGGATTTCTTCtgttttcatatatattttcATTTTCCTCAATCTTAACACACTCAATTTTAGGCATTTTCATAACTCTCTTTTTTGTCAtcgtttgtttgttttattttatgtgttattattttcattttttttctagtTTATTACCTGAAGTTTTGTTATTATCATATCATCGACCGAATTCGTTTGTGTGATCACTTTTTTTCTGTTATAATTGATCTTTGAATTCATCAACATTAATCACAAATTCATCAATTCGTGTTAATTGACGTATTAATATCATGTACTGAATGTCTGCTTTCTTCATCATCTCCTCAATATATGCTTTGTTACTTTATGTCTTCGAACTACCTCGTTTGATGTTCATTCTGCATTCAGATTTTGTGTTGACATCAAATTTTGATCCTAATATTACAGATTTCCTTAGTATCACACTTTTATTCTACACAGTATCATAATCTATTCGGAATAGTATCACATGTTCACATGAACTAACTGTATACCTGGTTGTTTGGCTAATTACTGCTCATTAGGATACATTATTGTGTAGTTACTTTCTGTACATaagtatcacatgttatgctaCACAATATCACATGAATTCCTTTACAGTATCATAGGCTGCAGTACATCACTGTGTAGTTACTTTATGTACATAagtatcacaagttatgctaCACAATATCACATGCATTCCTTTACAGTATCAGAGCCTGCAGTACATGACTGTGTAGTTACTTTATGTACATaagtatcacatgttatgctaCACATTATCACATGCATTCCTTTACAGTATCAGAGTTTGAAGTACATTATAATCTAGTTGCCTTTTCCCTGTTATAATTTGTTTCCTCAACCTCTGTTGCTGTAAAAAATACTTCAGTTGTTGTTGTGGTACCTGTTCCTACTCCACAATGCATAGACGTTGATGAGGTGCATGCTGGAAATCACCTTTCTTTGATGGTGACCCCTGGAGGTTCTATGGAGTGGGTAAAAAATATTGCCACTGAATTTACACCTACAATAGGATAAACTTTTACTACGTTAGATGAGGATATACAGTTTTATGAGACTTATGCAATAGCATGTGGATTTGAACTAAggatgtaacacccccgtacaccaaggtgccttaccaaggatcaCTCCCATTTATGAAGGTGTTAcgaggtaagtagatcaaatGAACAATAGTAGAACGTACGTTAAATAGTTTTATACTTAACATCGATAAACAGCGGGATAAAGAAACAACATAGATAACTACAAGAACTACTAAATGTGAGTGACGGTGACATCTacttcggtagcgtgatgactcgatcccctTCCAAGCCCCGTAAGCATCAAGACAAGCTGTACCTGCTggaccaactgctcaccatccccgaatggatcactaaagttttaaaacacaacacggggtcagttaacTGTATAACCAAAGTAAGACAAATACGATAAAAGTAACAGCTATaacaatccacctccaactcccaatcacatcatgtgactgactacacactaaagtgtgtagccctgctagtggTGGAAtgcagccatacccaccaaatccccgctcatcaaagagcgataaccctgttcattaatatgcacatcccctcttgtggcgggttccacagagggaaaaactagggcgtgaagccactcccgcaagtgactccactcagccgaggacgcgcctcgcgaacatcaccaacaaccattACAAAaacaacaccaactccaatccACCAACAGCAGATAATCATAATATCAATCGTATAAACAATTACCATATaatattaaatcaattaaacagtaaaccgagtagggaaactctacctcaTCGCTAATCAATGAAATACATCCAACAACTAGCCACGGAAGTCTCTGAGATGAATCCTACAAATAGCAACCACGTCCTATTACAAGACTACACAAAAGACCTACTTAAAGACAACAACGAAACAGCGACTTACCTTAACACGCGGACCGAAGACGACAACGATGACATCCTTACTCGAAGACTCCAAGTGTGAACCATTCCCTCTTCTTgggttagtgtctaggctagatgAGAGAGTGTAGGGAGGTGGATGGTAGATGTGAGAGATAGAGGTTAGGGTTAGAAAGATAGGGAACCGTCCAAAATGAAATAAGATTTACcaacttgcgttttataataacgcgtcaacagcggcgatactcggtcgagtactttcaTACTCAGctgagtaagccctactcggtcgagtgtttccactactcggccgagtagtccctactaggTCAAGTAAACCGATACATAGGTCCTTTATCCTCCCTCTTATACCCTCCTACGGTCTCTTCTGGTCCAACTGTCGGTCAAAGgggtccttaaacagggcgggtattacagtcttccccccttcaAAGGAACTTTGTTCCCGAAGTTCATCCCATACCTCCCAAACACAACGACAACACCTAATAAAAGACCTATCGCTTCATGACACAGAACGCCACCCAAAGTTTAAGACACAAAAGACACCTATAAAGGTAGGTTTTTAAACAACATCATTGACAAGGCTTCGACGACAACTATGTATCACTATATCGTTACTGCGTACAACTACACAATTAATTACGTAGCAGAGTTACATTCAAGTGTACACGTTACATAAGTTAAGTTTGTGACGACTCAAAACTTGAAAGTTATAGTAAAGATGAAGCATAGAAGAACTTTGTCGACCCGTTAGAACTTTTACCGTGATGTTATCTACCCCTCAAAAGGAACTTTGTCCCAGAAGTTCATTCTACCCATCCACCAACTTATACATACGCAAAAGACAACAACCATGGAACCTATATCATATCACAACACAAGTATGACATGGCTGTAATATATGTGACCAACTAATCTATTCATGCAATTCAAAGAGGCAAGAGACAATGATAGTAATGtgtttgtgtcggtctaagagggtgattttatcaccctcgtgtcttttaatatgggtcgtTAAGTATGCTTCCCCTAGTATTTTGAGATTCGGTTTTAATGTAGTAACTTGCGCGTTCTACCTCGGTTTTACAATTTATGTTGAGGCACGGAACCCGAGAGTCTAAGAGGACCTCTGAACGGTCAAGAACAATGCACAAGCGGCACATGTGACCTAAGTTTCAGCTGGGAGAAGTTAGGAGTAAAGATGAGAAGAAATGAGAACAAGTGAAGAGGTCAAAGCTCTTGGAATTAGAAGGCCAAAACTGCGAGCctatgcgcaggctgcgcaaacaGGTGGCGCAGCTGCGCATGATAGCGTAGACAAGGGTGTTtttggcgcagcctgcgcagctctgTTTTACGGGGCCTTTTAATCTTcttttgggcttcttaagtggaaatctttttaggttttcgtgaagccctTTATATACCCAAGAGTTTGAAGACCTGAAAATACCATACAACATCATATCATCTCATCTAATATCATCATTTAGGGTTTTAAGCTTGTAataattttggcgccgttgccggggaagggcaacatagctagaACTTGAGTTTGTGAATTTATGCTTAGTTGTTTTTATACGCCTCTTGTTGTTAGAAGTAAGTGGAAGTTCTAATTTATTTTGTGTAGTGTCAAGGTTTATGTTTAGTTCCCCCACAAGGTGGTGAATTTACTCTCGTTGAAGAGGATTCATTCGGAGCATACTCTTGGTTATTTACGAACCCGTGGTATCAAAGACCACCTAGGGAAGCCGAAATTGAAGAAGAACCACTTTCGGTAGGCCCTATTGAAGTAGAATATCCTAGAATGGTGAACGATAATAGAACCATTCGGGAGATAAGGGCAAGAAACTATGATGAACAACCATTATGCATCACATACCCTCCTTTGGGAGCAAATGCCAACTTTGAACTCAAGGGTTTCTTCATTCAAAACTTACCCAAGTTTCATGGGCAAGCGGGAAATGATCCAAACCGGAACTTAACGGAGTTTCACTTGATGTGTGAAGGAGCTATTCCAAATGGGGTGACGGAGGACCAATTCAAGCTTCGTGCCTTTCCGTTTTCCTTCTTGGATGCGGCTAAGGATTGGCTTTTCTATCTTACTCCGGGGTCCATAAGTACTTGGAAAGAAATGAAAGCGGCCTTCCTTGAGAAATTCTATCCCGACTCACGCCACAACCGTGCAAAAAAAGCAATTACCACAATAGAGCAAGACCATGGGGAAACCATGTATGAATATTGGGAAAGATTTAAGAGGTTGGTGGCTCAATGCCCATACCATGGGTTGAGTGAGGATGACCTTCTTGTTAAATTTTATGAAGTTTAGGCCAATAAGATCAAAGGATGGTCAATTCCGCTACCGGGGGAGGTTTGAAGAATTATTCAATAGCGGATGCTAAGGAGATCATTGAGAGACTTGCCTCAACCATAAGAAATTATGGTAGAAGTCAAAGGGGATCTAGAAATGCATCTTCAATGGGAACCTCCTCCTCATCTACTCAAAATCTCGAACAAAGTTTGAATGACCTAACTCACCTAGTGAAGAACATGATAGTGAACAATCCAAACAAGGACGGAGGTCAAAGGTATCAAGTGGAATACAACTATTGCCAAGGTCCTCATTTGGAGGAAGCTTGCCCCAATatgattgaagaaggaattggGGTGGAAAATGTGAGTGCAATGGGTTATGGAAATTACAATGCTAGAAATCCATTCGGGGGAGGATATTACAATTATGACCCTAGTGGTAACACTTACAATGTTGGTAGTAGAGACAATCCTCGACTTGGTTGGGGTGGTGGCACCTCCAAGAGCTTTGTGAATGGCCAATTCAACCACTTGAGAgaccaaaattcccgacaaggtcaaggttCAAATTCTCAAAGAAATAGGAATGGAAATTTCAACAACCAAGGTCGAaaccaaggtcaatcatcccaatttggTAACCAAGGTAACAACACcaattctcaaaaggaaccaagtgttcaagacttgcttaagaacattttgcaagagcaagtTAAAACAAACAAGAGGTTTGACAAGATTGAAGCCGACAAGgtgttagtgatgccaaggttgccaaccttgaGGTCCAACTTGGACAAATTGCCCAAGAACTTACCAAGCAAAACCAAAGGAATTCCACTTCTATTCCATCCACTACATTCCCTCCTAGGGAAAATGCTAGTGCTATGACATTAAGGaaggggagaactttagaatcccctccaaagaagaagagaaggggcaaGTCAAAAGAAAGGATCATTGAAATTGAAGAGCAAATTGAAGAAGATCTTGTGATTGAACAAGAAAAAGGGAcatcttcaaaagctaatgagGAAGAACAAAAGAATCCTTTGAGCATTGACAAAAGAAGGAAAGGAAGCACCAACATAACGGATCAACTTGAAGGGATTGAAAGAGAatatgaaccggaggtaccatttcctagtgccctcacaagtcccaagaagtttgataaagactcCGTTCTTTACGagacttttaggaaatgtgaggtcaacatccctctttttactatcattaaGTCCGTccctaggtatgcaaagtttctcaaagaactttgcacccctaaacggaagccaaggaaaggagttgaaagagtcacggttagtaggcatgtctcggcaattttcaaacgaaatcttcccaaaaagtgtgatgattcgggcatgctaactataccgtgctcaattggaggcaaagcttttgctagagctatgctagactTGGGGTCCTCTATCAATGTTATGCCTTATTCCATTTATGAGACCTTAAAATTGCCTCCCTTGTCTAAGACCAATGTTGTAATccatgatacgtgcctaatgtatagtctttttggcctatttcagcacgtatttctatgcatttctatactgcttttatggtattttgccccgaattggctactttggtgtattttgtcctttttgtaggaatgatcgcgaaagtagtggaaccatacccctttttgtcctttttgcatgcatttagaggagacgggattgtcccagagtaagatactgcacttggaagcgtcgtggcatacactacgaggcacttgggtgaagacgtgagctgaaatgaagacatagtCACTCAATCGAGgagtttaccagtcgatcgagtggttcccacaccccctgatgctcgatcgagaggtttaccagtcgatcgagtaagctgcaccagaccaagtcctcgatcgagtaacctgatggtcgatcgagcaatgtttgctgagaagttggtcgatcgagtgtattaatgcactcgatcgagtggtttcgtcctaatgggctttaattcagtccgtgtgtttaattatttcgctaaacattgtttgtttTGCTATTTAACCTacgatttactaggttattggGATCTCTCTTTTTACTATCTTTCATACTAGAAAACTACTGTACCTTGCTACGTTACTTTGCCTTctccactgttacttttattttcggatcattattgctcggattcagtgttctttacgccggattcgctctgattgtaatccttcctcttcctttattaataataatcatttcttgcttgaTTTCTTGTTTGTGTTATCATTCTCCTTTGCCCTAATTAcctttattgcattttattgttatttcattatgtcttctgctgggaatttaattgctgttagtttaattacgaacatgagtagctaaaccccttcatgttgggattagggaatctgcagtaggaaaatgacgatgtagtgaatgaattagatgaactgattaagagactctgtcactatagcaatttaactgtaattcccgacctagttgagtgcacgcttctatgtcacccattaaactggctaaaattaatcctggatcgaaagattggactaaataggcctgctataaacagtagactaccctaatgaggacgaaagttaagttagtggtattttaggatagaaagtggaccgaaaggaccttttaacatccgtctcacattagttcgtctgagtcatttaccgctgagttattggactaccgtagtgaaccaaaataccggcatgtccctctcttcttgatagtttaatcatattttattgctttatttactttttaccttatttctctttccttcggacttcgtagtttagaaccaatttcaaacaaacccgcaattgttaccataggattagaaatagacagctatatttgcgttacctccctgtggattcgatactcgactgcctctgctacattttagttgagaccgttaggttttatctttgatagggttgcgatagccgtgtcaaattttggcgccgttgccggggaggcaattgttcaaattATTAGTTTCTTTATTTTTAATCCTTTTCAGTCTAAGGGACACCTTCCTTGGACTATTCTTATTTTCTcattgtagtttcttcttatgcgcatgtcgcaaggtggtccactactaccattcgatccagagattgaaagatctttgcacgtaaagaggagattgtttcaagatcaacagttagaggaagagtctagttctcgTTCCAATTTTTACGAAACGAATCTGTTCGaggacaacccaccgtcttctccagctTTCTAATTCATCGATTAAAACCGTTATTTTTCCAGACTTTCCCGAAATGaccgaagaagcgaccattgccagTCATTCGAACCCATAGCGAGGATCTTTACAAAGGGTTCGAGCTACCAGGGGAAGCtcggaaattcgagccgaaaccttcttaccttaatatggttgagaagaaccgATTCGGTGGGGCTGCAAAACGAGGATGCAAAGcaaagcacatggagacttttattgattatctgctgctccatacccccacctttGCGTGTGATACTGATCGGATAAAAGAAAccttgttcatcttctcactccgcgatgctgcgagggagtggtataaGGATTTGGACCGAACTGCTCACGCCATaactgattggaattcattggctttaGTGTTCTATAataagtacttttctgcatcaaggactattgccattagagctcagataacgagcttcaaacaagggcctgacgagaattttcatgaggcatggactcgatttaagaagctagtgcgaaccataccgcaccatggtttcgaaaagtggagtctatgcaatcatttctataatggattgtatgacgatcagagagccattttggatgctgcagccaatggccggtttgctgaaaacttgggagcaaccaaaaggtggaagatcatagatgatttggccatccataaggctgaatatgggaactcgagaggaaatcaaagaagagctgctgagtcttcttctgtcgctgcacttgaagccctcactgcaaggtttgacaagtatgagctaggaggagtttccaagggggcatgtaccaggttaatctttgtgacagacggtcctttcgtctcagaagatgcggaggagagggacatgtctcggATCATTGTCCCGTCCCTTTGAGCAATGCgccgcctttcaacattacaggcggGAACAACGattactacgagccgaatgtccaccccaatttgaggtggagcaatcaGAATGTGCTCAACCCCACGGCTCCTCCGAACCAGCAGCAGCAACCGTATATTccaccacataagaatcaacaaggctatcagaagcctccgtctttcaactcTCCTAACCATGGTACTTCGTCATCTAGCGGGGTGAGTGAATTGAGCGAGTTAAAGACTATGAtgcaagccatatcgaagcaattgcagctgaatgatcaacaaaatcaacaaaaaatcg is a genomic window containing:
- the LOC141631448 gene encoding uncharacterized protein LOC141631448 — translated: MVNDNRTIREIRARNYDEQPLCITYPPLGANANFELKGFFIQNLPKFHGQAGNDPNRNLTEFHLMCEGAIPNGVTEDQFKLRAFPFSFLDAAKDWLFYLTPGSISTWKEMKAAFLEKFYPDSRHNRAKKAITTIEQDHGETMYEYWERFKRLVAQCPYHGLSEDDLLVKFYEV